The following are encoded together in the Lathyrus oleraceus cultivar Zhongwan6 chromosome 3, CAAS_Psat_ZW6_1.0, whole genome shotgun sequence genome:
- the LOC127126852 gene encoding chloroplastic group IIB intron splicing facilitator CRS2-B, chloroplastic yields MLHLASSPFLSLTYPRNNLHHPSYSTKSSVKTSFSVRCSVPHTNNETKVEYTPWLIVGLGNPGNKYHGTRHNVGFEIIDSLSRTEGILMNTIQSKALIGLGSIGEVPVLLAKPQTYMNFSGESVGPLAAHYRVPLRHILLVYDETSLPNGVLKLQPKGGHGHHNGLKNVIGHLDGSHDFPRLAIGIGNPPGTMDLRAFLLQKFSSVERKQIDESLEQGVQAVRTLAMNGFNHHVNRFNLGQKYKYNKV; encoded by the exons ATGTTGCATCTCGCATCTTCCCCATTCTTATCTTTAACCTATCCCAGGAACAACCTTCACCATCCTAGTTATTCAACAAAATCTTCAGTTAAAACATCATTTTCCGTTCGTTGTTCGGTGCCACATACAAATAATGAAACTAAAGTGGAATATACTCCTTGGCTCATCGTTGGGTTGGGTAACCCTGGAAACAAATACCATGGCACAAGACACAAT GTTGGATTTGAAATAATTGATAGTCTTTCTCGAACTGAAGGGATTCTGATGAATACAATACAGTCAAAGGCCTTGATTGGATTAGGTTCTATAGGAGAAGTACCGGTTTTGTTGGCAAAGCCTCAAACTTACATGAATTTTAGTGGCGAATCG GTTGGGCCGCTTGCTGCTCATTATCGAGTGCCCTTGCGTCATATTCTACTA GTTTATGATGAAACTAGTCTTCCGAATGGTGTTTTGAAGCTTCAACCTAAAGGTGGACATGGGCATCACAATGG ATTGAAAAATGTGATAGGCCATTTGGATGGTTCCCATGATTTTCCTCGACTTGCAATCG GAATTGGAAATCCTCCTGGAACTATGGACTTAAGAGCGTTTCTTCTACAAAAGTTCAGTTCGGTGGAAAGAAAGCAG ATTGACGAGTCATTGGAGCAAGGAGTTCAAGCTGTTAGGACATTAGCGATGAATGGGTTTAACCATCATGTGAATAgattcaacttagggcaaaaatacAAGTACAATAAAGTTTAA
- the LOC127126854 gene encoding uncharacterized protein LOC127126854, giving the protein MNLERGPRYDEYAKLREKKLRLNYQTQQQDYQEEQEEKENVFESKIPTISTKQVKFQVGVSSVRKGSSLVVQSVPDFSSLLRKENRKPTNNALPGTTTLTPPLKNRNKGCGVMSSSRGGSRSVNVNAEKRKGCGGGGGGILTARKSYGNFDELRSFSSATANAINGEIKNNRVVVGKKSVLRCRDL; this is encoded by the coding sequence ATGAATTTGGAGAGAGGACCCAGGTACGATGAATACGCTAAATTGCGAGAGAAAAAGCTTCGACTCAACTACCAAACACAGCAACAAGATTATCAAGAAGAACAAGAAGAAAAAGAGAATGTTTTTGAATCAAAAATCCCAACCATATCAACAAAACAAGTCAAGTTTCAAGTTGGTGTGTCTTCTGTAAGAAAAGGGTCTTCTCTTGTAGTTCAATCTGTGCCGGATTTCTCTTCATTGTTAAGGAAAGAAAATCGCAAACCAACGAATAATGCACTACCTGGTACAACGACATTGACACCTCCGTTGAAGAACAGGAACAAAGGTTGTGGTGTTATGTCGAGTTCAAGAGGAGGTAGTAGATCGGTAAATGTTAATGCAGAGAAGAGAAAGGGTTGTGGTGGTGGCGGTGGTGGGATTCTTACGGCAAGGAAAAGCTATGGTAATTTTGACGAACTGAGGAGTTTTTCTTCCGCTACTGCAAATGCTATCAATGGTGAGATTAAGAATAACAGAGTTGTTGTGGGGAAGAAAAGTGTTTTAAGGTGTAGAGATCTTTGA